From the genome of Nakamurella flavida, one region includes:
- a CDS encoding enoyl-CoA hydratase/isomerase family protein: MTLDEAELLVTVEEALGHLQLNRPRRLNALTPAMMTGVRAALADWRDDPTVQVVLVDGVGERGLCAGADIRALATALGPGAPGPAPDEAARAAVAREVLGLEYAMNLDLATFAKPVVAFMDGIVLGGGVGVSAHSSLRVVTERTQVGMPETAIGLCPDVGALFLLARAPGQCGMHAALTGSRFGAADAITLGLADAFVPSADLPDLLDGLRGGELPALSADGAVPGSLEGDRAWIDACYVGDDVPTMIAALAARPEPAARGAAATLGRMSPFALAVTAIAVRRAETLDLAGVLDQDLNVCSRLAARPDFAEGVRAKIIDKDDDARWQPATLDAVDPAAVEACFAGSND, encoded by the coding sequence GTGACACTCGACGAGGCCGAGCTGCTCGTCACCGTCGAGGAGGCGTTGGGCCACCTGCAGCTGAACCGGCCCCGTCGGCTCAACGCCCTCACCCCGGCGATGATGACGGGCGTCCGCGCGGCGCTGGCCGATTGGCGCGACGATCCCACCGTGCAGGTCGTCCTGGTCGACGGCGTCGGGGAGCGTGGGCTGTGCGCAGGGGCCGACATCCGGGCCCTGGCCACCGCACTCGGGCCCGGTGCGCCGGGGCCGGCTCCCGACGAGGCCGCCCGAGCGGCGGTCGCCCGCGAGGTGTTGGGCCTGGAGTACGCCATGAATCTCGACCTGGCCACGTTCGCGAAACCGGTCGTGGCGTTCATGGACGGGATCGTGCTGGGCGGCGGGGTGGGGGTCTCGGCCCACAGCTCGCTGCGGGTGGTCACCGAACGGACCCAGGTGGGCATGCCCGAGACGGCCATCGGCCTGTGCCCCGACGTGGGCGCGCTGTTCCTGCTGGCGCGGGCGCCGGGGCAGTGCGGCATGCACGCGGCGCTGACCGGCTCCCGGTTCGGCGCCGCCGACGCGATCACCCTGGGGCTGGCCGACGCCTTCGTACCGTCGGCCGACCTGCCGGACCTGCTCGACGGGCTCCGCGGCGGCGAGCTGCCCGCACTGTCCGCCGACGGCGCCGTCCCCGGTTCGCTCGAGGGGGACCGGGCCTGGATCGACGCCTGCTACGTCGGCGACGACGTCCCGACGATGATCGCCGCCCTGGCGGCCCGGCCCGAGCCGGCGGCACGGGGGGCCGCCGCGACCCTCGGCCGGATGTCCCCGTTCGCCCTGGCTGTCACGGCGATCGCCGTGCGGCGGGCCGAGACCCTGGATCTGGCCGGGGTTCTCGACCAGGACCTGAACGTCTGCTCCCGCCTCGCCGCCCGCCCCGACTTCGCCGAGGGCGTCCGCGCCAAGATCATCGACAAGGACGACGACGCCCGTTGGCAGCCGGCCACGCTCGACGCGGTGGACCCGGCGGCGGTGGAGGCATGCTTCGCGGGGAGCAACGACTGA
- a CDS encoding DEAD/DEAH box helicase has product MTNPTSARSDGGSRGRSRNQPRRGRGAGAGGSTTVTSSSSPGYSGSAFSVGAFSSGSPIAAVAPVGGQAQRSGGGQRSGAPRTGGRSDAPRSDAPRSDRNGGRDGAGRDGGRSGAPRNGGERRRPADAPRSRPQSDRPKSEPAAQRRAQAPASTLFDHLVIEPVTADSVTSFTELGVDAKLIAPLRKLGAETAFPIQAATLPVSLSGRDVLGRGRTGSGKTIAFAIPLVTRVAAAPVARSARKPRGLVLVPTRELALQVQRTIDPLAAALGLKTMVVFGGVGYGNQTSALRSGVDIVIACPGRLEDLIARNDCDLGNIAVTVLDEADHMADLGFLPGVRRLLRATPANGQRLLFSATLDNGISVLVNDFLTNPAVHAVDDESSKVETMTHHVFAVNKDDRNQVVRELASGGARRLLFTRTKHGAKKWAAALTKNGIPAVDLHGNLSQGARERNLDAFSSGRASVLVATDIAARGIHVDDIELVVHLDPPTEHKAYLHRSGRTARAGAGGTVITLMLPEQADDVRKLMKQAGITAATTRITPGHPEIHKLAG; this is encoded by the coding sequence TTGACGAACCCCACTTCCGCGCGCTCCGACGGCGGTAGCCGTGGACGCTCCCGCAACCAGCCCCGGCGTGGCCGTGGCGCCGGTGCCGGCGGCAGCACGACGGTGACCTCCTCCTCCAGCCCCGGGTACAGCGGCAGCGCGTTCTCCGTCGGTGCGTTCAGCTCCGGCAGCCCCATCGCCGCGGTCGCCCCGGTCGGCGGCCAGGCCCAGCGGTCCGGCGGCGGCCAGCGGTCCGGTGCCCCGCGCACCGGTGGCCGTTCCGACGCCCCCCGCAGTGACGCCCCCCGGTCCGACCGCAACGGCGGCCGGGACGGTGCCGGACGCGATGGGGGCCGCTCCGGCGCCCCCCGCAACGGTGGTGAGCGTCGCCGCCCGGCCGATGCGCCGCGCAGCCGGCCCCAGTCCGATCGGCCGAAGTCCGAGCCCGCGGCCCAGCGCCGTGCGCAGGCGCCGGCTTCCACCCTGTTCGACCATCTGGTGATCGAGCCGGTCACCGCCGACTCCGTCACCTCGTTCACCGAGCTCGGTGTCGACGCGAAGCTCATCGCCCCGCTGCGCAAGCTCGGTGCGGAGACCGCGTTCCCGATCCAGGCCGCCACCCTCCCGGTGTCGCTGTCCGGGCGCGACGTGCTCGGCCGCGGCCGCACCGGCTCCGGCAAGACCATCGCCTTCGCCATCCCGTTGGTCACCCGGGTCGCCGCCGCGCCGGTCGCCCGGTCCGCGCGCAAGCCCCGCGGTCTGGTCCTCGTGCCCACCCGCGAGCTGGCCCTGCAGGTGCAGCGCACCATCGATCCGCTGGCCGCCGCCCTCGGCCTCAAGACCATGGTCGTCTTCGGCGGTGTCGGATACGGCAACCAGACCTCGGCGCTGCGTTCCGGTGTCGACATCGTCATCGCCTGCCCCGGTCGCCTCGAGGACCTGATCGCCCGGAACGACTGCGATCTGGGCAACATCGCGGTCACCGTGCTCGACGAGGCCGACCACATGGCCGATCTCGGGTTCCTGCCCGGCGTGCGGCGGCTGCTGCGCGCCACGCCGGCGAACGGCCAGCGGCTGCTCTTCTCGGCCACCCTGGACAACGGGATCTCCGTGCTGGTCAACGACTTCCTGACCAACCCGGCCGTGCACGCGGTGGACGACGAGTCGTCCAAGGTCGAGACCATGACCCACCACGTCTTCGCGGTGAACAAGGACGACCGCAACCAGGTCGTCCGCGAGCTCGCCTCCGGTGGCGCCCGCCGCCTGCTGTTCACCCGCACCAAGCACGGCGCCAAGAAGTGGGCCGCCGCGCTCACCAAGAACGGCATCCCGGCCGTGGACCTGCACGGCAACCTGTCGCAAGGGGCCCGCGAGCGAAACCTCGACGCGTTCTCCTCCGGCCGGGCGAGCGTGCTCGTCGCCACCGACATCGCCGCCCGCGGCATCCACGTGGACGACATCGAGCTGGTCGTGCACCTCGACCCGCCGACCGAGCACAAGGCCTACCTGCACCGCTCGGGCCGCACCGCCCGCGCCGGCGCCGGCGGCACCGTCATCACGCTGATGCTGCCCGAGCAGGCCGACGACGTCCGCAAGCTCATGAAGCAGGCCGGCATCACCGCGGCCACCACCCGCATCACGCCCGGTCACCCGGAGATCCACAAGCTCGCCGGCTGA
- a CDS encoding energy-coupling factor ABC transporter ATP-binding protein, which translates to MAEIVFAGVHHSYGDRTVLDGIDLTLTERRIGIVGANGSGKSTLARMINGLVEPTRGRVTVDGLDTTRRGREVRRRVGFVFTDPDNQIVMPTVAEDVAFSLRRSGLPRAEVHAEVDAVLRRFGLAGHAEHPTHLLSGGQKQLLALAAVLITRPAVVVADEPTTLLDLRNARMVSALLAGLDEQVVLVTHQLPLLDGFDRVVVLDAGRVVADGTPADAVAVYTALLDA; encoded by the coding sequence ATGGCTGAGATCGTCTTCGCCGGCGTGCACCACTCCTACGGCGACCGCACGGTGCTCGACGGGATCGACCTGACCCTGACCGAGCGCCGGATCGGCATCGTCGGGGCCAACGGTTCCGGGAAGTCGACGCTGGCCCGCATGATCAACGGGTTGGTCGAGCCGACCCGGGGACGGGTCACCGTGGACGGGCTGGACACCACCCGCCGGGGACGGGAGGTCCGCCGCCGGGTCGGCTTCGTGTTCACCGACCCGGACAACCAGATCGTCATGCCGACGGTGGCCGAGGACGTCGCGTTCTCCCTCCGCCGGTCCGGGCTGCCCAGGGCGGAGGTCCACGCCGAGGTCGACGCGGTGCTGCGCCGGTTCGGTCTGGCCGGGCACGCCGAGCACCCCACCCATCTGCTCTCCGGCGGGCAGAAGCAGCTGCTCGCGCTGGCCGCCGTGCTGATCACCCGACCGGCGGTGGTCGTCGCCGACGAACCGACCACCCTGCTGGACCTGCGCAACGCCCGCATGGTCAGCGCCCTGCTCGCCGGACTGGACGAGCAGGTCGTGCTGGTGACCCACCAGCTGCCCCTGCTGGACGGGTTCGACCGCGTCGTCGTCCTGGACGCCGGGCGGGTGGTCGCCGACGGCACCCCGGCTGACGCCGTGGCCGTCTACACCGCCCTGCTGGACGCCTGA
- a CDS encoding helix-turn-helix transcriptional regulator codes for MTGAEGGPGPEPVAVERLADSSRVVAVLDELWDGAVHEVRCTLPGGPYPDDFLREHWEDDQALLRRGVALRSLCGLAAVQAPEGLRYFAEWAATGVQVRTTGRPMQRMIVVDAEAAVIPAVVDADGGPALLVREPAMVDSLIRQFDALWDSAHVIGDDSPQALRVTEIREILQLLSEGLTDEAVARRLRLSHRTVQRRVGAAMALMGTSSRFAAGVRAAALGWL; via the coding sequence ATGACCGGGGCCGAGGGGGGCCCGGGTCCCGAGCCGGTCGCCGTCGAGCGACTGGCGGATTCGTCCCGGGTCGTCGCCGTCCTGGACGAGCTGTGGGACGGCGCTGTCCACGAGGTTCGGTGCACCCTGCCCGGTGGGCCGTACCCGGACGACTTCCTGCGGGAGCACTGGGAGGACGACCAGGCGTTGTTGCGCCGGGGCGTCGCTCTGCGCTCCCTGTGTGGCCTGGCCGCGGTGCAGGCGCCCGAGGGCCTGCGGTACTTCGCCGAGTGGGCGGCGACCGGGGTGCAGGTGCGAACCACCGGCCGGCCGATGCAGCGGATGATCGTGGTGGACGCTGAGGCGGCGGTCATTCCGGCCGTCGTCGACGCGGACGGCGGCCCGGCCCTCCTCGTCCGGGAACCGGCGATGGTGGACAGCCTCATCCGTCAGTTCGATGCACTGTGGGACTCCGCCCACGTGATCGGGGACGACTCACCGCAGGCCCTCCGGGTCACCGAGATCCGGGAGATCCTCCAGTTGCTGTCCGAAGGGCTGACCGACGAGGCCGTGGCCCGGCGGCTGCGCCTCTCGCACCGCACCGTGCAACGCCGGGTGGGTGCGGCGATGGCCCTGATGGGGACGAGCAGTCGTTTCGCGGCGGGCGTCCGCGCGGCCGCCCTCGGTTGGCTGTAG
- a CDS encoding DUF5708 family protein, whose product MSTDKLHLLTGGTLIVIGVVLALTTRGVRTPIVTLDKLGIVLAVLGAIEVAVTAVIMARAGRGGRAVR is encoded by the coding sequence GTGTCTACCGACAAACTGCACCTGCTCACCGGCGGCACCCTGATCGTCATCGGGGTTGTCCTCGCCCTCACCACTCGCGGCGTCCGGACGCCGATCGTCACCCTGGACAAGCTCGGCATCGTGCTGGCCGTGCTCGGCGCGATCGAGGTCGCCGTCACGGCCGTGATCATGGCGCGTGCAGGGCGGGGTGGCCGGGCGGTCCGCTGA
- a CDS encoding energy-coupling factor transporter transmembrane component T family protein, with product MIGLYHPGRSILHRAPAGPKLLLMLLAIIATVLIAELWQLAAAAAAVVALYALAGIPGRVAWVQLRPMRWFLVVIAAVQIVLAGPERAVLVCGGLLVTVAVAALVTLTTKVTAMLDVCQAVLRPLRRVGIDPDRVGLLLALTIRCVPLVAQIVGEVGQARRARGLGFSVRAMVAPAVVRALRTADALGDALIARGVDD from the coding sequence GTGATCGGGCTCTACCACCCGGGCCGGTCGATCCTGCACCGGGCGCCGGCCGGGCCGAAGCTGCTGCTCATGCTGCTGGCGATCATCGCCACCGTGCTGATCGCCGAGCTCTGGCAGCTCGCGGCGGCCGCCGCGGCCGTCGTCGCGCTGTACGCGCTGGCCGGCATCCCGGGCCGGGTGGCGTGGGTGCAACTGCGCCCGATGCGCTGGTTCCTGGTCGTCATCGCCGCGGTGCAGATCGTGCTGGCCGGGCCGGAACGGGCCGTCCTGGTCTGCGGCGGCCTGCTGGTCACGGTGGCCGTGGCCGCCCTGGTCACCCTGACCACCAAGGTCACCGCGATGCTCGACGTGTGCCAGGCGGTGCTGCGGCCGCTGCGGCGGGTCGGGATCGACCCGGACCGGGTCGGGCTGCTGCTCGCGCTGACCATCCGGTGCGTGCCGCTGGTCGCGCAGATCGTCGGCGAGGTGGGCCAGGCCCGCCGGGCCCGCGGGCTCGGCTTCTCCGTGCGGGCCATGGTGGCGCCCGCGGTCGTACGGGCCCTGCGCACCGCGGACGCCCTGGGCGACGCGCTGATCGCCCGCGGCGTGGACGACTGA